The nucleotide sequence CGACCAATAAAAATACATACTATGACGATAAAGGTTAGTGGAACTTTACCCCTTTCAATGTTGACGAAGGAACTTAATAAGATCATCATGAATACAATACCACTGGCTCCAAGTAAGGCAGTATCAAATAAAATTATATTGAGAAGCCCTGTTATAACTGCCGTAATTGAAATCATTGTCATCAAAGACTTCCCACCGTATTTCTCTTCCAACATAGGACCTATCAATAAAATAATTATAAAGTTATTGACAAAATGCTGCATGTCCGCATGGCCTAAAACATGGCCAAATAGTCTGATGTAAAAGAAAAAATCCGTTAAACTGCTTCTGTATACGGAAAATAAAAGGTAAGTAGATGCCCGGTCTGTTATTTCCCCCAATATCAATGCAAAAAACGAAATAAGGGTAAAGGTAAGAATTACTGGTGAATTATATTTTATTCGTTTTAGCAATTATAATCAGACTCCTTTCAATTATTAAGCTTTACTTTTAGTATCAAACTTTATGTTACCATACATTAATACAGTTTTCTATATTCACAAATAATATGAACCCACTATCAATAATTAATCCTTTGAATGCAATAAATGCTT is from Clostridium thermarum and encodes:
- a CDS encoding rhomboid family intramembrane serine protease, with protein sequence MLKRIKYNSPVILTFTLISFFALILGEITDRASTYLLFSVYRSSLTDFFFYIRLFGHVLGHADMQHFVNNFIIILLIGPMLEEKYGGKSLMTMISITAVITGLLNIILFDTALLGASGIVFMMILLSSFVNIERGKVPLTFIVIVCIFIGREVIDGIFSSDNISQLTHIVGGICGAYFGFIKKWNR